Sequence from the Dethiosulfovibrio faecalis genome:
CGTCCCTGATGTCGGATCGCCGCCTTTGGGGTCGACGTCCTGATAGACGTCTTGGAGGAGGCGATTGAATGACCGGAAAGAACCGCTTTGAAGAGGACTTTCCTCTCATAGAGTCGTTCCTGGAGGAACGTGCTTTCCTTAAAGCCAAGGAAGAGCTGTCGTCCATGGAGCCTGCCGATATTGCCGAAGGGCTGGAGGATCTGTCTCCCGCTCGAATGGTGTTTTATTTTAGGCTTCTATCGAAGGATCTGGCCATAGAGGTCTTCGAGCTCATGGAGTCGGACGAGCAGCAGAGGCTGATCGAACACGTCACGGATAAAGAGGTGGCGGAGATCATAGAGGAGATGTCCGACGACGACAGAACGGAGCTTTTGGATGAACTGCCGGCGAAGACGGTGAAAAAGCTCCTGCTTCAGCTTTCTCCTGAGGAGAGGAAGCTGGCTAACAAGCTTCTCAACTATCCGGACTGTTCGGCGGGCAGGATAATGACGCCGGAGTTCATAGATCTAAAGGGCAATATGACCGCCGAGGAAGCGGTTACGAGGATTCGCTCCATAGCCAGAAAAAAGGAAACCATCTACACATGCTTCGTCATAGACGAGGCCAGGCATCTTCAGGGAGTCGTCGAGCTGGAGGACCTCATCATGGCAGAGTCTCATACCAAGGTGGAGGCCATAATGGACGACGATCCGGTTTTCACCCTGACGACCTCTGATCAGGAGGAAGTTGCCAGGATTATGTCCCGGTATGACCTTCACACC
This genomic interval carries:
- the mgtE gene encoding magnesium transporter, which codes for MTGKNRFEEDFPLIESFLEERAFLKAKEELSSMEPADIAEGLEDLSPARMVFYFRLLSKDLAIEVFELMESDEQQRLIEHVTDKEVAEIIEEMSDDDRTELLDELPAKTVKKLLLQLSPEERKLANKLLNYPDCSAGRIMTPEFIDLKGNMTAEEAVTRIRSIARKKETIYTCFVIDEARHLQGVVELEDLIMAESHTKVEAIMDDDPVFTLTTSDQEEVARIMSRYDLHTIPVTDKEDRLVGIVTFDDVLDILEEEATEDFERMAGIQPVEDSYLDVNLFTMARKRFFWLVVCILTEALTSTVLKHYSPTIQSVVALTYFIPLLIGTGGNAGTQASTLMIRGMTVGDIEWKDIGRILVRETLSGLLLGGALAVLGFARAYMLGTGLGVGLTLTFAIVAVVLMGNLAGTILPLIARALKLDPAIMSGPFITTVVDVFGLIVYFEIARAVLKT